The Parabacteroides sp. AD58 genome includes a window with the following:
- a CDS encoding DUF4141 domain-containing protein: MKKRIMTALCCICLLSAGKAHAQWVVTDPGNLAQGIINAAKNIVHTSSTASNMLNNFQETVKIYKQGKEYYDGLRKVKNLVRDARKVQQTILMVGDITEIYVTSYERMLSDPYFTPEELSAIALGYTKLLEESANLLTDLKTVVNENGLSMNDKERMDIIDRCYTDMLQYRSLVQYYTNKNIGVSYLRAKKQNDLDRVMALYGSPNERYW, encoded by the coding sequence ATGAAAAAAAGAATTATGACAGCCTTATGCTGTATCTGCCTTCTTTCGGCAGGCAAGGCACACGCCCAATGGGTAGTGACCGACCCCGGGAATCTTGCCCAGGGCATCATCAACGCCGCCAAGAATATTGTCCACACGTCCTCGACGGCCAGCAACATGCTCAACAATTTTCAGGAGACGGTCAAGATTTACAAGCAGGGCAAGGAGTATTATGACGGCCTTAGGAAGGTCAAGAATCTGGTACGCGATGCCCGCAAGGTGCAGCAGACCATCCTGATGGTCGGTGACATCACGGAAATCTATGTGACCAGTTATGAGCGTATGCTCAGTGACCCTTATTTCACCCCTGAGGAACTGAGTGCCATCGCCCTTGGCTACACGAAGCTGCTGGAGGAAAGTGCCAATCTGCTGACAGACCTGAAGACGGTGGTCAATGAGAACGGGCTTTCGATGAACGACAAGGAACGTATGGACATCATCGACCGCTGCTATACCGACATGCTGCAATACCGCAGTCTGGTGCAGTACTATACCAACAAGAACATCGGCGTGTCGTACCTGCGAGCCAAGAAGCAGAATGACCTTGACCGCGTGATGGCCCTGTACGGTTCACCCAACGAACGCTACTGGTAA
- a CDS encoding AAA family ATPase produces the protein MENKRKEEAGQGVTMQKEDFAALWKTIHLKVTDTYEVPPEILWVNGSTIGTLGNFSASTGKAKSKKTFNISAIVAAALKNDEVLKYSAYLPPNKRKILYVDTEQSKYHCHKVMERILRLAGLPTDKDRDDFVFIVLREQTPDKRKQIIGYMLENMPDVGLLIIDGIRDLMYDINSPSESTDLINLLMRWSSGYNLHIHTVLHLNKGDDNTRGHIGTELNNKAETVLQITKSQQDGNISEVKAMHIRDREFDPFAFRINDNALPEIVDDYVFQQPKQDRNFSLTELTEQQHREALENGFGKQVVQGYSNVIAALKQGYASIGYERGRNVLVSLNKFLVNKRMIVKEGKGYRYNPDFHY, from the coding sequence ATGGAAAATAAGAGGAAAGAAGAAGCCGGGCAGGGTGTTACCATGCAGAAAGAGGATTTCGCAGCCCTTTGGAAAACCATTCATTTAAAGGTGACGGACACTTACGAAGTGCCGCCCGAAATACTCTGGGTGAACGGCTCTACCATTGGCACGCTGGGTAATTTCAGCGCATCCACAGGCAAAGCCAAGAGCAAAAAGACATTCAATATTTCCGCCATTGTTGCGGCAGCGTTGAAGAATGACGAGGTACTGAAGTATTCGGCATACCTGCCACCGAACAAACGGAAAATCCTCTATGTAGATACCGAGCAGAGCAAATACCATTGCCATAAGGTCATGGAGCGTATTTTGCGACTTGCCGGACTGCCTACCGACAAGGACAGGGACGATTTTGTTTTCATCGTGCTAAGAGAGCAGACCCCCGACAAGCGGAAACAGATTATCGGCTATATGCTTGAAAATATGCCCGATGTGGGGTTGCTCATCATTGACGGAATCCGTGACTTGATGTACGACATCAACAGCCCCAGCGAATCAACCGACCTAATCAACCTTTTGATGCGCTGGTCAAGTGGGTATAACCTGCATATCCACACCGTGCTGCATTTGAACAAGGGGGATGACAACACAAGGGGGCATATCGGTACGGAACTGAACAACAAGGCTGAAACCGTCCTGCAAATCACGAAAAGCCAGCAGGACGGCAACATAAGCGAGGTAAAGGCGATGCACATACGTGACCGGGAATTTGACCCGTTCGCATTCCGTATCAATGACAACGCTTTACCCGAAATCGTGGATGATTATGTATTCCAACAACCTAAGCAGGACAGGAACTTTTCGCTTACGGAACTGACTGAACAGCAACACCGGGAAGCGTTGGAGAACGGTTTCGGCAAGCAGGTGGTACAAGGCTATTCCAATGTCATAGCGGCATTGAAACAGGGTTATGCGAGTATCGGTTACGAGCGTGGACGCAATGTTCTTGTGTCGCTTAACAAGTTTCTTGTGAACAAGCGCATGATTGTGAAAGAGGGCAAGGGCTACCGCTATAATCCCGATTTCCATTATTAA
- a CDS encoding energy transducer TonB, translating into MKTLLFILLSWIVVNGLSAQNNHFADISVLSASKMQEERMKEKCLDSIWRAENIWNLGVLDMSGKPFKDLSVIESPRWAIWGYDLEKYFTSRMVYPKHMLTKNQAGYSIVMFSLDTLGLPHNVSILTTRHKDFDKEVIRLVKELPHCLPCRDKNGKRMECLYTVYVPFLPQHYRDRVKADSIAEENAKQSFVEWEAVSYFQDGKPGAAQDYITQRLVYDPSLLGDKQQIRGLYTIRINSYGEVYEADVVRSCGIQEWDNQVLEIIKDMPRWTPTINYYGKGEYRNSVWTTPIFFKKGEKTD; encoded by the coding sequence ATGAAGACGCTTTTATTTATATTGCTTTCGTGGATTGTAGTGAACGGACTTTCTGCCCAGAACAACCATTTTGCTGATATATCCGTTTTGTCGGCAAGCAAGATGCAGGAAGAAAGGATGAAAGAAAAATGTCTGGACAGTATTTGGCGTGCAGAGAACATTTGGAATTTGGGCGTTTTGGACATGTCGGGAAAACCATTTAAAGACTTGTCCGTAATCGAATCTCCAAGATGGGCAATATGGGGTTATGACCTGGAGAAATATTTCACCTCCCGGATGGTTTATCCCAAACATATGTTGACAAAGAACCAGGCCGGATATTCCATCGTCATGTTCTCTCTTGATACTTTAGGCTTGCCTCATAATGTCAGTATTCTGACAACCAGGCATAAAGACTTTGACAAGGAAGTAATCAGATTGGTTAAGGAGCTTCCACACTGTCTGCCATGCAGGGACAAGAACGGCAAACGCATGGAATGTCTATACACGGTATATGTTCCATTCCTGCCACAACATTATAGAGACAGAGTAAAGGCAGACAGTATTGCAGAAGAAAATGCAAAACAGAGCTTTGTAGAATGGGAAGCCGTGTCTTATTTCCAAGATGGAAAACCGGGGGCCGCACAAGATTACATCACTCAACGTCTGGTGTATGACCCTTCATTGTTGGGCGACAAACAGCAAATAAGAGGACTTTATACGATACGAATCAATTCGTATGGAGAAGTATATGAGGCTGATGTTGTGCGAAGTTGTGGAATACAGGAATGGGATAATCAAGTATTGGAAATAATCAAAGACATGCCTCGCTGGACGCCCACTATCAATTATTATGGCAAAGGGGAATATCGCAATTCTGTATGGACAACACCCATATTCTTTAAGAAGGGGGAAAAGACAGACTGA
- a CDS encoding DUF4134 domain-containing protein: protein MKKRFFFAAMMLLATTGAFAQGNGIGGITEATNMVTSYFDPGTKLIYAIGAVVGLIGGVKVYSKFSSGDPDTSKTAASWFGACIFLIVAATILRSFFL from the coding sequence ATGAAAAAAAGATTCTTTTTTGCAGCCATGATGCTGCTTGCAACGACAGGGGCTTTCGCCCAGGGTAACGGTATCGGCGGTATCACTGAAGCCACCAACATGGTCACTTCCTATTTCGATCCGGGAACCAAACTGATTTATGCCATCGGAGCCGTGGTCGGCCTTATCGGAGGTGTGAAGGTCTATTCCAAGTTTTCCTCGGGAGATCCCGACACCTCCAAGACGGCAGCCAGCTGGTTCGGTGCCTGCATCTTTTTAATCGTAGCCGCCACAATCTTACGCTCATTCTTCCTCTGA
- a CDS encoding Crp/Fnr family transcriptional regulator, which produces MKMDTFNTYMSNIPTEFFKSLCLKYGSAYTYKKGEYISKEGEIFPYWGYIESGIIKYTCYNVTEKKEYNTGFSFAGEFMADYPTCLYNIKSEISIQALTTCRIYICHSDKLKKEFERSIENQYIARIAAEQMCFQTYSRYTDFYRLTPEERYRQLIRRSPDLLQLVPLKEISSYLRITPTHMSRIRKMASFDK; this is translated from the coding sequence ATGAAAATGGATACATTTAACACATATATGTCCAACATACCCACTGAATTTTTTAAGAGCTTATGCCTAAAATATGGAAGCGCATATACCTATAAAAAAGGGGAATATATCTCTAAAGAAGGAGAGATATTTCCTTATTGGGGATATATAGAATCAGGTATTATAAAATACACTTGCTACAACGTGACAGAAAAAAAAGAATATAATACAGGTTTTTCTTTTGCTGGCGAATTTATGGCTGATTATCCCACATGTCTTTATAATATCAAGTCTGAGATTTCCATACAGGCTTTGACAACCTGTAGAATATATATTTGCCACTCTGATAAACTAAAAAAAGAATTTGAAAGAAGCATAGAAAATCAATATATAGCACGTATCGCAGCAGAACAAATGTGCTTTCAAACCTATTCAAGATATACCGACTTTTATAGACTGACCCCTGAAGAACGGTACAGACAACTTATTAGAAGAAGCCCGGATTTACTTCAACTCGTTCCCCTAAAGGAGATTTCTTCTTACTTGAGAATAACCCCCACCCACATGAGTAGAATAAGAAAAATGGCAAGTTTTGACAAGTGA
- a CDS encoding Crp/Fnr family transcriptional regulator — MTEFNSYMSNIDIDFFKELCLKHGELRHYKKNEFILHEDDVCSFFGFILSGVVKYSCTNRTENKPYNVGFSFPNEFIGDYPTCLYGMKSELNIQAIIPCEIYICSSAFLQQKFEENKESQRIARIAAEQMFFQSYSRYLDLFRFTPEERYLQLLKKCPAILQMVSLKEIASYLKITPVHMSRIRRKQSLDNKK, encoded by the coding sequence ATGACTGAATTTAATTCATATATGAGCAATATAGACATAGATTTTTTTAAAGAATTGTGTCTAAAACATGGAGAGTTACGACATTATAAAAAGAATGAGTTTATTCTCCATGAAGATGATGTATGTTCTTTCTTCGGGTTTATCTTGTCAGGTGTAGTCAAATACAGTTGTACCAACCGGACAGAAAACAAGCCGTATAATGTCGGTTTTTCCTTTCCAAATGAATTTATAGGCGATTACCCCACTTGCTTATATGGCATGAAATCAGAATTGAATATACAGGCAATAATCCCGTGCGAGATTTACATCTGTTCTTCTGCATTCTTACAGCAAAAATTCGAGGAGAACAAAGAAAGCCAACGGATAGCCCGTATCGCAGCCGAACAGATGTTTTTCCAATCATATTCACGTTATTTGGATTTATTCAGATTCACACCGGAAGAGCGTTACCTCCAACTTTTAAAAAAATGCCCTGCAATCCTTCAAATGGTATCACTAAAAGAAATAGCATCCTACCTTAAAATTACACCCGTACACATGAGCCGAATCAGACGCAAGCAAAGTCTTGACAACAAAAAATAA
- a CDS encoding DUF4377 domain-containing protein, with product MKTKNLFGMLILFLLTFTFTSCDKDDLTDKVEIVTMYVSAETDTYTPWGSETPIECMLVKEEGNASYSKLPFSGIDGFVYKKGTEYTLKVEKTTLANPPADDSNVRYKLIEILTEQEK from the coding sequence ATGAAGACAAAGAATCTATTTGGAATGCTGATACTGTTCCTTTTGACATTCACCTTTACCAGTTGTGATAAAGATGATCTGACAGACAAAGTAGAAATTGTAACAATGTATGTTTCTGCAGAAACAGATACTTATACACCTTGGGGAAGTGAGACTCCTATAGAGTGTATGCTTGTTAAAGAAGAAGGAAATGCAAGCTATTCAAAACTTCCTTTCAGTGGTATAGACGGATTTGTTTATAAGAAAGGGACTGAATACACTCTTAAGGTTGAAAAAACGACCTTAGCAAATCCTCCTGCGGATGATAGCAATGTCAGATATAAACTGATAGAGATTTTAACAGAACAAGAGAAATGA
- a CDS encoding MobC family plasmid mobilization relaxosome protein, with protein MTSIKDKPGGRPAKKRIEKQQRVVSTKLTELQYYAIRKRAGEAGLRVSEYVRQAVVSAEVIPRLNRQDADTIRKLAGEANNINQLAHRANAGGFALVAVELVKLKNRIIGIINHLSDDWKNKKGKRF; from the coding sequence ATGACGAGTATAAAGGACAAGCCGGGGGGACGTCCGGCAAAGAAACGGATAGAGAAGCAGCAACGGGTTGTCAGTACGAAACTGACCGAGTTGCAGTATTACGCCATCAGGAAGCGAGCCGGGGAAGCCGGGTTGCGTGTCAGTGAGTATGTAAGGCAGGCGGTTGTTTCGGCAGAGGTCATACCCCGGCTGAACAGGCAGGATGCGGACACCATCCGTAAACTGGCAGGGGAAGCCAACAACATCAACCAGTTGGCGCACCGGGCGAATGCCGGAGGTTTCGCACTGGTGGCGGTGGAACTGGTGAAGCTCAAAAACAGGATTATTGGAATCATAAACCATTTGTCGGATGATTGGAAAAATAAAAAAGGGAAGCGGTTTTAA
- a CDS encoding site-specific integrase, which produces MFKYSKDGISVLSVLDARRAKKSGLFPVKIQVIHNRKQKYYSTGKELSKEDWEILAESKSRRLIEIRASVENSFSIIKSQVEALAERGDFCFDALSMRLGRCTGTTLNTAIQGKIDAFKLNGQVNSYYNYRSTLKSIERFAGGSVPFSAVSADWLSRLDKFLRNEGKTVTTINFYMKALKCVVNDARRNGILKEAQYPFGRGKYEIPSGNSRKLALTMEQIKKVVTYKGSKTVEKYRDFWFFSYLCNGINFRDMLFLRYGNIVDGEICFVRSKTSHTSNHIREIRAVLTPEMRDIIKRWGNPDDGKPDTFLFKYARETEDEFVISNIVRRVTHRCNIALAKIAQAVGVPRFTTYSARHSYATVLKRSGTNIAYISESLGHSSLAITENYLASFEQEERIRNAQLLTKFD; this is translated from the coding sequence ATGTTCAAGTATTCAAAAGATGGAATATCCGTACTATCGGTACTGGATGCACGTAGGGCGAAGAAAAGCGGTCTGTTCCCTGTCAAGATACAAGTGATACACAACCGCAAGCAGAAATATTATTCCACCGGAAAGGAATTGTCCAAAGAGGACTGGGAAATCCTTGCCGAAAGCAAGAGCCGCAGACTGATTGAGATACGGGCAAGCGTGGAAAACAGTTTCTCCATCATAAAAAGCCAAGTGGAAGCCCTTGCGGAACGTGGGGACTTCTGTTTCGATGCGCTCAGCATGAGGTTGGGCAGGTGTACGGGTACAACCCTTAACACAGCCATACAGGGGAAAATAGACGCATTCAAACTCAACGGGCAGGTAAATTCATATTATAACTACCGCAGCACGTTGAAAAGCATAGAACGGTTCGCAGGCGGCAGCGTGCCGTTCTCTGCGGTTTCTGCGGACTGGCTGTCACGCCTTGACAAGTTCCTGCGGAACGAGGGCAAGACCGTCACCACCATAAATTTCTATATGAAAGCCCTTAAATGCGTGGTGAATGACGCAAGACGCAACGGGATTTTAAAAGAAGCCCAATACCCGTTCGGCAGGGGGAAGTACGAGATTCCGAGCGGCAACAGCCGAAAGTTAGCCTTGACGATGGAACAGATAAAAAAAGTCGTGACATACAAGGGCAGCAAGACCGTTGAGAAGTACCGGGATTTTTGGTTTTTCTCCTACCTGTGCAACGGTATCAATTTCAGGGATATGCTTTTCTTGCGGTATGGGAACATCGTGGACGGTGAAATCTGCTTTGTACGCTCCAAGACATCGCACACGTCCAACCATATACGGGAAATAAGGGCGGTACTCACTCCCGAAATGCGGGATATTATAAAACGGTGGGGAAACCCTGACGATGGGAAACCCGATACTTTCCTGTTCAAGTACGCCAGAGAAACGGAGGACGAATTTGTCATTTCCAATATTGTCAGACGGGTAACGCACCGTTGCAACATCGCTTTGGCTAAAATAGCCCAAGCTGTCGGTGTCCCCCGTTTCACGACCTATTCCGCCCGGCATTCCTATGCGACTGTCTTAAAACGCAGCGGAACGAACATCGCTTACATATCCGAGAGTTTGGGGCATTCAAGCCTTGCCATCACGGAGAACTACCTCGCCAGTTTCGAGCAGGAGGAGCGGATAAGGAATGCGCAGTTATTAACCAAATTCGATTGA
- a CDS encoding relaxase/mobilization nuclease domain-containing protein — MIGKIKKGSGFKGCVNYVLGKEQAVLLHADGVLTESRGDIIRSFCMQTGMNPDLKKPVGHIALSYSTVDAPKLTDGKMVQLAQEYMREMKITDTQYIIVRHQDREHPHVHIVFNRIDNNGKTISDRNDMYRNEQVCKKLKAKHGLYFAGGKEQVKQHRLKEPDKSKYEIYTAVKNEIGKSRNWQQLQERLAEKGITVRFKRKGQTDEIQGISFSKGEYTFKGSEIDRSFSFSKLDKCFGYAGMNVAGSQRQITFAPVREQAPVPGKADSPLITGSLGLFSASSPPVDEEPNFNLRKKKKKRLKL, encoded by the coding sequence ATGATTGGAAAAATAAAAAAGGGAAGCGGTTTTAAGGGCTGTGTGAACTATGTGCTCGGCAAGGAGCAGGCGGTTTTGCTTCATGCGGACGGGGTTCTGACTGAAAGCCGGGGTGATATAATCCGCAGCTTCTGTATGCAGACCGGGATGAATCCCGATTTGAAGAAGCCTGTCGGACATATTGCGTTAAGTTATTCGACAGTGGATGCGCCCAAATTGACAGACGGGAAGATGGTACAGCTTGCGCAGGAGTATATGCGTGAAATGAAAATCACCGATACGCAGTATATCATCGTGCGTCATCAAGACCGGGAACATCCGCACGTGCATATCGTGTTCAACCGCATAGACAATAACGGCAAGACCATTTCGGACAGGAACGATATGTACCGTAACGAACAGGTATGCAAGAAGCTGAAAGCCAAACACGGGCTTTATTTCGCTGGTGGAAAAGAACAGGTAAAGCAGCACCGACTGAAAGAGCCGGACAAGTCGAAATACGAGATTTACACGGCTGTGAAGAACGAAATCGGCAAATCCCGTAACTGGCAGCAGTTGCAGGAGCGGTTAGCAGAAAAGGGTATTACCGTCCGGTTCAAACGAAAGGGACAGACCGACGAGATACAGGGCATATCCTTTTCCAAAGGTGAATACACGTTCAAGGGTTCGGAGATAGACCGGAGTTTCAGTTTTTCCAAACTGGACAAATGTTTCGGGTATGCAGGAATGAATGTTGCCGGAAGCCAACGGCAAATAACTTTCGCGCCCGTTCGGGAACAAGCACCTGTACCGGGCAAGGCTGACAGTCCGTTGATAACTGGTTCGCTCGGTCTGTTTTCCGCTTCTTCTCCCCCAGTGGATGAAGAACCTAATTTTAATTTGAGAAAGAAGAAGAAAAAACGACTTAAACTGTAA
- a CDS encoding MerR family transcriptional regulator, which produces MKIRHLECFSAIYEELAQNPEYAGYEIEEAVLQVKSYIPPTVKDVDKAIEKIRFSHATRKYKYPVFEGRELIDQKTLAKMAGVSRQTVARWEELGFISRSDIGLSGNKYFVIKEVVSQLERLKDVK; this is translated from the coding sequence GTGAAGATTAGACACCTTGAATGTTTCAGTGCCATTTACGAGGAACTGGCGCAGAATCCCGAATACGCAGGCTACGAAATAGAAGAAGCCGTACTGCAAGTGAAATCATATATTCCCCCTACTGTTAAAGACGTGGACAAGGCGATAGAGAAAATAAGGTTCAGCCATGCCACCCGTAAATACAAGTACCCCGTATTCGAGGGCAGGGAACTGATAGACCAAAAGACATTGGCGAAAATGGCGGGCGTGAGCAGGCAGACCGTAGCCCGGTGGGAGGAACTCGGTTTCATATCCCGTTCGGACATAGGGCTGTCGGGAAACAAATATTTCGTAATAAAAGAAGTCGTTTCCCAACTTGAAAGGTTAAAGGATGTGAAATAG
- a CDS encoding toprim domain-containing protein: MNIEDVKQIPIADYLHSLGYSPVKQQGNGLWYKSPLREEHEPSFKVNTDRNLWYDFGAGKGGNLIALAKELYCSDSLPYLLNRIAEQTPHIRPVSFSFPQRRKEPSFQHLEVRDLTHPALLRYLQGRGINIELAKRECKELHFTNNGRPFFAIGFPNMTGGYEVRNSFFKGCIAPKDITHIRQQGEPREKCLVFEGFMDYLSFLTLRMRNCPTMPDLDRQDYVILNSTANVSKALDVMSLYERIHCMLDNDKAGYEATRDIELEYSYRVRDFSHNYRGYSDLNDYLCGRKQEQKNEASQVQETKQETGQRAAPRQKRGRGI; encoded by the coding sequence ATGAACATCGAAGATGTGAAACAAATACCCATCGCAGACTATCTGCACAGTTTAGGTTACTCTCCTGTCAAACAGCAGGGTAACGGTTTATGGTACAAATCACCGTTAAGGGAGGAACACGAACCGTCTTTCAAGGTGAACACTGACCGCAACCTTTGGTATGACTTTGGCGCAGGCAAGGGCGGCAACCTCATCGCACTGGCAAAGGAACTCTATTGTTCAGACAGCTTGCCATACCTTTTAAACCGGATAGCGGAACAGACACCGCACATCCGTCCGGTCAGTTTTTCTTTTCCCCAGCGTAGGAAAGAACCGAGTTTCCAGCATTTGGAAGTCCGTGACCTTACCCATCCGGCATTGCTCCGTTACTTGCAGGGACGGGGTATCAATATCGAACTGGCAAAAAGAGAATGTAAGGAACTCCATTTTACCAATAACGGCAGACCGTTCTTCGCTATCGGTTTCCCGAACATGACAGGAGGTTATGAGGTGCGCAACTCTTTTTTTAAAGGCTGCATCGCCCCGAAAGACATCACCCATATACGGCAGCAGGGAGAGCCGAGAGAGAAATGTCTGGTGTTCGAGGGTTTCATGGACTACCTCTCTTTCCTTACGCTCCGCATGAGGAACTGTCCGACCATGCCCGACCTTGACAGGCAGGATTATGTCATTCTTAACTCTACCGCCAATGTGTCGAAAGCCCTTGACGTGATGTCCCTGTATGAACGCATCCACTGTATGCTTGACAATGACAAGGCTGGATATGAAGCGACACGGGATATCGAGTTGGAATACTCCTACCGTGTACGTGACTTCTCACACAATTACAGGGGATATTCGGACTTGAACGATTACCTGTGCGGCAGGAAGCAGGAACAGAAAAACGAAGCCAGCCAAGTGCAGGAAACGAAGCAGGAAACCGGACAACGTGCCGCCCCAAGACAAAAGAGAGGCAGGGGCATTTAA
- a CDS encoding DUF4133 domain-containing protein — MAEYPINKGIGRSPEFKGLKSQYLFIFAGGLLALFVLFVIMYMAGIDQWVCIGFGVICASVLVWVTFRLNAKYGEWGLMKLQALRRHPRYIISRKGFLRLICPTPKKRNV; from the coding sequence ATGGCGGAGTATCCTATCAACAAGGGAATCGGCCGCAGCCCTGAGTTCAAGGGGCTGAAAAGCCAGTACCTGTTCATCTTCGCCGGCGGACTGCTCGCCCTGTTCGTCCTGTTTGTCATCATGTACATGGCAGGCATCGACCAGTGGGTATGTATCGGCTTCGGTGTCATCTGCGCCTCGGTGCTTGTCTGGGTGACTTTCCGCCTGAACGCGAAATACGGTGAATGGGGACTGATGAAATTGCAGGCGCTGCGCCGCCATCCCCGCTACATCATCAGCCGGAAGGGTTTCCTCCGGTTGATTTGTCCAACCCCGAAAAAACGTAATGTATGA
- a CDS encoding GNAT family N-acetyltransferase, which yields MDIKLITSNKKQFLDLLLLADEQESMIDKYLERGEMFALYDNDLKAVSVVTCEGGSIYEIKNIAVYPSSQRKGYGKRLIDYLFEYYQGKCSVMYVGTGDTPSALSFYEHCGFRISHRLKNFFLDNYDKPIYEDGKQLTDMVYLRKDFS from the coding sequence GTGGATATAAAACTTATTACTTCTAATAAGAAACAATTCTTGGATTTGCTGTTGTTGGCAGATGAGCAAGAGAGCATGATAGACAAATACCTGGAACGTGGTGAAATGTTTGCTCTTTATGATAATGATCTTAAGGCAGTCTCTGTTGTTACATGTGAAGGAGGGAGTATCTACGAAATAAAAAATATAGCCGTTTATCCCTCTTCCCAACGCAAAGGATACGGGAAACGGCTCATTGATTATCTTTTCGAATATTATCAGGGGAAATGTTCCGTCATGTATGTCGGTACGGGAGATACACCTTCAGCTCTCTCTTTCTACGAACATTGCGGCTTTCGCATCTCACATCGACTGAAAAACTTCTTCTTAGACAATTATGATAAACCTATTTATGAAGACGGAAAACAGCTTACCGACATGGTGTACTTACGAAAAGACTTCTCTTAA
- a CDS encoding helix-turn-helix domain-containing protein, with product MTNIILTTPEELRAIVSETVSQSLAGFTQPRNEPDNLTPDVAVEVLERHGFLISKARLYKLTAKKEVPFRKYGNKLLFSRKELLTWAENLAKRVNDKDEAALAIAKSANRKIRNYGK from the coding sequence ATGACGAACATTATTCTGACAACGCCCGAAGAACTCCGGGCTATCGTGAGCGAAACCGTTTCCCAGTCATTGGCAGGATTCACCCAGCCGAGGAACGAACCCGACAACCTCACGCCCGATGTGGCGGTAGAGGTGCTGGAACGACACGGTTTTCTGATTTCAAAGGCACGGCTCTACAAGCTGACCGCAAAAAAGGAAGTGCCGTTCCGCAAATACGGGAACAAATTACTTTTCTCACGGAAAGAGCTTCTCACGTGGGCGGAAAACCTTGCAAAAAGGGTGAACGACAAGGACGAGGCGGCACTCGCCATCGCCAAGAGCGCAAACCGGAAAATCCGTAACTATGGAAAATAA